Proteins encoded in a region of the Magallana gigas chromosome 8, xbMagGiga1.1, whole genome shotgun sequence genome:
- the LOC117689962 gene encoding zinc finger protein 485, which yields MDLLLSHFLDTAIRIPARVPPPSPSSTHPQNLVMGPQRMKDAASVCSNENFSSVPNIASMATSVLTNHQGYSDSGLAPLQLEEDLPIPDFNHLPSSLEEDDNNHHTTNPLRSAIFQTILNSYPQLSRKMQRSHYVAKKFQEAPSNRSDCLYQASRTSKLSDDITVDNLVSDFMDEEFDSGYHSFSDNASINSSGSISPNSSAMDQLQQKFLEDSSMKNECSNFDDLCVYESIMDSCSKPCDVLEARKVSSAVIVSSAVKFKHSKHQCPVCGKTYRGNTNLNYHMATHTGIRPHKCSICGKAFTQKSTLRTHFRIHTGEKPYKCRTCTRAFADYSTCMKHERTHSGEKPYACPECGKCFAQSGNMLRHRQTHRKN from the exons ATGGATCTGTTGCTCAGTCATTTCTTGGACACTGCCATCAGAATCCCCGCCCGGGTTCCTCCACCGTCACCATCATCCACTCACCCACAAAA CTTGGTCATGGGTCCTCAGAGAATGAAGGATGCTGCGTCTGTGTGCTCCAATGAAAACTTCTCCTCCGTACCAAACATAGCATCCATGGCAACCAGTGTCCTAACCAATCATCAAGGCTACTCAGATTCGGGTCTGGCTCCGCTTCAGTTGGAGGAAGATCTTCCAATTCCAGACTTCAACCACCTGCCTTCCAGTCTGGAGGAAGATGACAACAACCATCACACCACCAATCCCCTGAGGTCAGCCATCTTCCAGACGATTCTCAACAGCTATCCACAGCTCAGCAGGAAGATGCAGAGAAGCCATTACGTAGCTAAGAAGTTCCAGGAGGCCCCCAGCAACCGGTCAGACTGCCTGTACCAAGCCTCCAGGACCTCAAAGCTCTCGGATGACATCACTGTTGACAACCTGGTTTCTGATTTCATGGATGAGGAGTTTGACAGTGGATACCACAGCTTCAGTGACAATGCCTCCATCAATTCCAGTGGCTCCATTTCTCCTAACTCTAGTGCCATGGACCAACTACAACAAAAGTTTCTTGAGGATTCCAGCATGAAAAACGAGTGTTCTAACTTCGATGATCTGTGTGTGTACGAGTCCATCATGGATAGTTGTTCAAAACCCTGTGACGTTTTAGAGGCCAGGAAGGTGTCGTCTGCTGTCATTGTGTCATCTGCCGTCAAGTTTAAGCACTCCAAACACCAGTGTCCTGTGTGCGGGAAGACCTACAGAGGAAACACCAACTTGAACTATCACATGGCTACCCACACCGGTATCCGGCCTCACAAATGTTCCATCTGCGGCAAGGCCTTTACCCAGAAGTCCACTTTGCGCACACACTTCCGGATTCACACAGGCGAGAAACCGTACAAGTGCCGAACCTGCACTCGTGCATTTGCGGACTACTCCACCTGCATGAAGCATGAGCGGACCCACAGTGGGGAGAAGCCATACGCATGCCCAGAGTGTGGAAAGTGTTTCGCCCAATCCGGAAATATGCTCCGACATCGGCAGACTCACAGGAAAAACTGA